The Aureispira anguillae genome contains a region encoding:
- a CDS encoding sigma-54-dependent transcriptional regulator gives MEYSRSLRIFVVEDDPMQQRIIKYVMESNPEHEVHTFATGQECLDHLYLQPQLISLDYNLPDLGGAEVLEKIKQFNPEIRVIVLSGQKNISTAIDLLKQGANDYITKDTGMKERLRSSVELLKQNIQLKKEVGVLREQLAKQFNSSDIIGQSPSMKAVCKLTEKAAKSNIIVSITGETGTGKEVIAKSIHYNSSRRKKRFVAVNMAAIPKELIESELFGHEKGAFTGAITTKAGKFELANGGTLFLDEIGDLDLPLQAKLLRALQEQEITRIGGNETIKFDARIITATHKNLFDEVHNGKFREDLYYRLLGLSIELPPLRKRGNDVLVLAKHFLRSYAKSNNVATKTLSQEAKDLLLNHQFPGNVRELKSIIELAMVLSDEKQIKKEHLQLRNRAKNFSLLDGEMTIRDYTKKIIHYYLEKYNNDVTLISKKLEIGRSTIYKLLKEDSTIG, from the coding sequence ATGGAATATAGTCGTAGCCTTCGAATTTTTGTAGTTGAGGATGATCCCATGCAACAACGTATTATTAAGTATGTTATGGAATCTAATCCCGAGCATGAAGTTCATACTTTTGCAACAGGTCAGGAGTGTCTAGACCACCTCTATTTACAGCCTCAATTAATCTCTTTAGATTATAACCTACCTGATCTAGGTGGAGCTGAAGTCCTTGAGAAAATAAAACAATTTAATCCCGAAATTAGAGTAATCGTTCTTTCTGGGCAAAAAAATATTAGCACAGCAATCGACCTACTCAAACAGGGCGCTAATGATTATATAACCAAAGACACAGGCATGAAGGAGCGTTTGAGAAGCTCCGTCGAATTACTAAAACAAAATATCCAACTAAAAAAGGAAGTTGGGGTCTTACGAGAACAACTTGCTAAACAATTTAACTCTAGTGATATAATAGGGCAAAGCCCCTCTATGAAAGCAGTATGCAAACTGACAGAAAAAGCTGCAAAGAGTAATATCATTGTTTCTATTACAGGCGAAACTGGCACGGGTAAAGAGGTCATTGCCAAAAGTATTCATTATAATTCATCCCGAAGAAAAAAACGCTTTGTTGCGGTCAACATGGCTGCCATTCCTAAGGAATTAATTGAAAGTGAACTATTCGGACACGAAAAAGGTGCTTTTACTGGCGCTATAACAACTAAAGCTGGTAAATTTGAATTAGCCAATGGAGGAACATTGTTTTTAGACGAAATTGGAGATCTAGACCTTCCCTTGCAAGCAAAATTACTGCGTGCCTTACAAGAACAAGAAATTACTCGCATTGGTGGAAATGAAACCATAAAATTTGATGCTAGAATAATTACCGCAACCCATAAGAACTTATTTGATGAAGTGCATAATGGCAAGTTTAGAGAAGATTTATACTACCGTTTATTGGGCCTCTCTATAGAATTGCCTCCTTTAAGAAAAAGAGGAAATGATGTGCTTGTGCTCGCAAAACATTTTCTACGCAGTTATGCCAAATCTAATAATGTCGCCACTAAAACGTTATCTCAAGAAGCCAAAGACTTGTTGCTTAATCACCAATTCCCTGGGAATGTTAGAGAACTAAAGTCAATCATAGAACTCGCTATGGTCTTATCTGATGAGAAACAAATAAAAAAAGAACATTTGCAACTTCGCAATAGAGCCAAAAATTTTAGCTTGTTAGATGGAGAAATGACAATAAGGGATTATACCAAAAAAATAATTCATTATTACCTCGAAAAATATAATAATGACGTTACGCTCATTTCAAAAAAATTAGAAATTGGTCGCTCTACTATTTATAAGCTATTAAAAGAAGATTCTACAATTGGTTAG
- a CDS encoding ATP-binding protein: MQEITSQKIIINNSTADIQSAILSLENFAHVHGIPITTIDRVNAAISELLANIVQHSFPKNKQGEIGITLQLFDTGKLAIKLINKGIPFNPFYTSPPKYNNASKYKNMDSLGLHLVRKCMDEYNYKRIVDYNITWMSKEQI; the protein is encoded by the coding sequence ATGCAAGAAATTACCTCTCAAAAAATTATCATTAATAACTCCACTGCGGATATTCAATCTGCAATTTTGTCGCTTGAAAACTTTGCTCATGTTCATGGAATTCCTATCACAACGATAGATCGTGTTAATGCCGCAATTAGCGAATTATTAGCCAACATAGTTCAACACAGCTTTCCAAAAAACAAACAAGGAGAAATTGGTATTACACTACAACTATTTGACACAGGGAAACTTGCTATCAAACTAATTAACAAGGGGATCCCCTTCAATCCATTTTATACCTCTCCCCCTAAGTACAACAATGCTTCTAAATATAAAAATATGGATAGCTTAGGATTGCATTTAGTACGTAAATGCATGGATGAGTACAATTATAAAAGAATTGTAGATTATAATATCACTTGGATGAGCAAAGAGCAAATCTAA
- a CDS encoding DUF1501 domain-containing protein: MHLNRRNFLKGLGSTIALSALPNIQNFAYQPLLSNNPNEEILVFVFLRGGCDALNFIAPMGNRHYADARIKELRVPENANFTLKNGLDGLDFNIHPKAAALKELYDSQDLAVVHATGLTNGTRSHFEAMNLIEQGLTKNQGNAVGWMTRYFETISHKGELPAVAIGGNGLPTSFLGCQQAASIDDLADFNVIGEPIMQEVLREFYNGNTFLDQTGQQTLATLQHIQKKLKKNSKGEALDYHPAHDVDYPTEWYIKSFSQSLKNLARLIKMDVGTHLAMVEYDGWDHHENQAFRFPQHLAGFSNALAAFYNDLSNYHQRMTIVVMSEFGRRLKSNRSGGTDHGHGGLALVLGGNVKGGKMYGQWPGLATHELDKNVDLAVSTDYRTILGEVLSKRLQSKKLDFIFPNFDHHQALGFL; encoded by the coding sequence ATGCATTTAAATAGAAGAAACTTTCTAAAGGGCTTGGGAAGTACAATAGCCTTGTCTGCCCTCCCCAATATTCAAAATTTTGCCTACCAACCACTTCTTTCCAATAATCCCAATGAAGAGATTCTTGTCTTTGTTTTTCTGAGAGGCGGCTGCGATGCCCTCAATTTTATTGCTCCAATGGGCAATCGCCATTATGCAGATGCAAGAATTAAAGAACTCAGGGTTCCAGAAAATGCTAATTTTACGCTCAAAAATGGATTGGATGGTCTAGACTTCAACATTCACCCTAAAGCCGCTGCTCTAAAAGAACTTTATGATAGCCAAGATTTGGCGGTTGTTCATGCAACAGGGCTGACCAATGGTACACGCAGCCATTTTGAAGCCATGAATCTAATAGAGCAAGGATTAACGAAGAACCAAGGCAATGCCGTAGGCTGGATGACGCGTTATTTTGAAACCATATCTCATAAAGGAGAACTACCTGCTGTGGCAATTGGTGGCAATGGCTTACCAACTTCCTTTTTGGGTTGTCAACAGGCTGCCTCGATTGATGATCTTGCCGATTTTAACGTTATTGGAGAGCCTATTATGCAAGAAGTTTTGAGGGAATTTTACAATGGAAATACGTTCTTAGACCAAACAGGACAACAAACATTGGCTACCCTACAACACATTCAGAAAAAACTCAAAAAAAATAGCAAGGGCGAAGCGTTGGATTATCATCCAGCACATGACGTGGATTATCCCACAGAATGGTACATCAAGAGTTTTAGCCAGTCGCTTAAAAATTTAGCTCGATTAATAAAAATGGATGTGGGTACTCATCTAGCCATGGTAGAATATGATGGTTGGGACCATCACGAAAATCAAGCGTTTCGATTTCCTCAACACCTAGCAGGTTTTTCCAATGCTTTGGCTGCTTTTTATAACGATTTGAGCAACTATCATCAGCGCATGACCATTGTAGTTATGAGTGAATTTGGTAGACGCCTAAAGTCCAACCGTAGTGGTGGCACAGATCATGGACATGGTGGATTGGCGCTTGTTTTGGGTGGAAATGTCAAAGGAGGAAAGATGTATGGTCAATGGCCAGGCTTGGCAACCCATGAATTAGATAAGAATGTAGATCTAGCAGTAAGCACTGATTATAGAACAATTTTAGGTGAAGTATTAAGCAAACGCCTGCAATCTAAAAAATTAGATTTCATCTTTCCTAATTTTGACCATCATCAAGCACTTGGTTTTTTATAA
- a CDS encoding DUF1800 domain-containing protein yields the protein MLHKILNRISFGPTPASLAKLNAIGLEAYLEEQLAPSEEEAPILIKKKAAFRFNNKDIGAKDQGFNYIHASIEQLWEIAKDEKTLAKKGRIPAAEVLIDTCFNAIYSQWQLREILVHFWHNHFNVSINADERIAVTLPLYDRDVIRKNCLGNFRDFLEAVAKSQAMLFYLNNASSRASPANENFARELFELHTLGEENYWNHLYNKWREVPGATAGKAEGYIDEDIYEAARAFTGWTVADGAWTEGGEKPNTGAFLYLEAWHDNYQKRILGVEFQSNQAPLADGQKVLDLLAYHRGTAQFICTKLCIKFIADHPPQSIVDKAVKTWMQHQQSPEQIKQVVRTILLSEEFKNSLGSKVKNPFELLISMIRALELDFSPNLNLQWMLQQMGYHLFTWSTPTGHPDKATYWLNSSMLLKRWNLMPTILFDDWHKMVRFDADALPPSTVKSSKEIVQFWLQKILGTQHGFSPAHQQKLIDILLVENKTEDDPPLTYGKEDRAYRFAHVISLILMAPQFQYR from the coding sequence ATGCTACATAAGATTTTAAATAGAATTTCATTTGGTCCAACCCCAGCAAGCCTTGCCAAACTAAATGCAATAGGACTAGAAGCCTATCTAGAAGAACAACTAGCTCCTAGCGAAGAAGAAGCACCAATATTGATCAAAAAAAAGGCTGCTTTCCGATTCAACAACAAAGATATTGGAGCCAAAGATCAAGGGTTTAACTACATCCATGCTTCTATTGAACAACTCTGGGAAATCGCCAAGGATGAAAAAACCTTAGCAAAAAAGGGACGCATCCCTGCTGCCGAAGTATTGATCGACACCTGTTTTAATGCCATTTATAGCCAATGGCAACTTCGAGAAATTTTAGTTCACTTTTGGCACAATCACTTTAATGTTAGTATTAACGCAGATGAGCGTATTGCAGTTACGCTCCCGCTCTATGACCGTGATGTCATTCGAAAAAACTGCTTAGGCAACTTTCGTGACTTTCTAGAAGCGGTTGCCAAAAGCCAAGCCATGCTATTTTATCTAAATAATGCTTCTAGCCGAGCCAGTCCTGCCAATGAAAATTTTGCCAGAGAATTATTTGAATTGCATACGCTTGGCGAGGAGAACTATTGGAATCATTTGTACAACAAATGGCGAGAAGTACCTGGTGCAACAGCAGGAAAGGCAGAAGGGTATATTGATGAAGATATTTATGAAGCGGCACGGGCTTTCACGGGGTGGACTGTTGCCGATGGAGCCTGGACAGAAGGAGGAGAAAAGCCCAATACAGGGGCATTTTTGTACCTTGAAGCTTGGCATGACAATTATCAAAAAAGAATTTTAGGGGTTGAATTCCAATCCAATCAAGCCCCTTTAGCCGATGGACAAAAGGTGTTGGATTTGTTAGCGTATCACAGGGGAACAGCTCAGTTCATCTGTACCAAACTATGTATCAAATTCATAGCTGACCATCCTCCCCAATCTATTGTTGACAAAGCCGTAAAAACATGGATGCAGCATCAACAATCGCCAGAACAAATCAAACAAGTGGTTCGAACCATCTTGCTCTCCGAAGAATTTAAGAATTCTTTGGGCTCAAAAGTTAAAAATCCTTTTGAGCTACTGATTTCAATGATTAGAGCCTTAGAATTAGATTTTTCTCCCAACCTTAATCTACAGTGGATGCTTCAACAAATGGGCTATCATTTATTTACTTGGTCAACGCCTACTGGGCATCCCGACAAGGCTACTTATTGGCTCAATAGTAGTATGCTGCTCAAACGCTGGAACCTTATGCCCACTATTTTGTTTGACGATTGGCATAAAATGGTTCGGTTTGATGCTGATGCCCTCCCCCCTTCAACAGTCAAAAGCAGTAAAGAAATCGTACAGTTTTGGCTACAAAAAATATTAGGCACTCAACACGGGTTTTCTCCTGCTCATCAACAAAAACTCATTGATATTTTATTGGTTGAGAACAAAACAGAGGACGATCCTCCACTCACCTATGGCAAAGAAGATCGAGCTTATCGTTTTGCGCATGTTATTTCACTCATTCTTATGGCTCCTCAATTTCAATATCGATAA
- a CDS encoding glycosyltransferase family 2 protein translates to MKLSVIIVSYKVPYFLEQTLLSVRKAAERVSTEVIVVDNNSKDNSVDLVRAKFPEVKLIANTQNTGFATANNQGIAIAKGKYILFLNPDTVVREDTFEKTIDFMERQPQAGGLGVKMIDGTGVFLPESKRGFPSPAVAFYKIFGLSKLFPKSKRFNHYHLGYLDKEQTHEVDVLSGAFMLMPRAILDQIGYWDEAFFMYGEDIDLSYRVIKAGYKNYYYADTTIIHYKGESTKKGSLNYVKAFYEAMIIFTQKHFQGSKAGLFVIMLQFAIYFRAFLTLLSNFTKKGFLFVLDTLVVYGGMLAIKNIWAQIRFQDAHYYDSNPTLIYFNFPFYVIMWLFAVYLRGGYDKHARVGHVLTGVLLGTVCITSIYAFFPQELRSSRMLILLGALWTIIAAYFNRSIVSLLQNNTLFWSESIQRNVIIVGEPEESQRVLNLLYQAHVNINFIGTVTPYEEVNLDELLGQVQNLEELVHVYKVNELIFCGKDISFEQIIYWMTKLGTGMTYKIVPEDSVYIIGSNSKNSAGDLYAVDISFNIANSIQQRNKQVLDIVYSLIFLLLSPILLVFVQGKIGFLKNIVAVLFRRKTWVGYSPSPQNKNLPSLLTAVLTPLDTLEVMPTEPQTLHRVNLFYAKDYSSNMDLSIISKAWRKLGRQKLPIYIPNTND, encoded by the coding sequence ATGAAGCTATCTGTTATTATAGTAAGCTATAAAGTACCTTATTTTTTGGAACAAACACTATTGTCTGTCCGAAAAGCAGCTGAACGGGTAAGCACAGAGGTTATTGTTGTTGACAATAATTCGAAAGATAACTCTGTGGATTTGGTAAGGGCAAAGTTTCCAGAGGTTAAATTGATTGCCAATACCCAAAATACAGGCTTTGCAACGGCTAATAATCAGGGAATTGCTATTGCAAAAGGAAAATATATCCTGTTCCTAAATCCAGATACTGTTGTTCGAGAAGATACCTTCGAGAAAACAATTGATTTTATGGAAAGGCAGCCCCAAGCAGGTGGTTTAGGGGTTAAGATGATTGATGGAACAGGTGTTTTTCTGCCTGAATCTAAACGGGGGTTTCCTTCCCCTGCTGTTGCTTTCTACAAAATTTTTGGCTTGTCCAAGTTATTCCCCAAGTCTAAACGTTTTAATCATTATCATTTAGGCTATTTAGACAAAGAGCAGACGCATGAAGTTGATGTTTTGTCAGGGGCTTTTATGCTAATGCCAAGAGCTATACTGGATCAGATTGGCTATTGGGACGAAGCTTTTTTTATGTATGGAGAAGACATTGATTTGTCTTACAGAGTGATAAAAGCAGGCTATAAAAACTACTATTATGCTGATACAACCATCATCCATTATAAGGGAGAAAGCACAAAAAAAGGAAGCCTAAACTATGTGAAGGCCTTTTATGAGGCCATGATTATTTTTACCCAAAAGCATTTTCAAGGATCTAAGGCAGGCTTATTTGTTATCATGCTTCAGTTTGCCATCTATTTTAGAGCTTTTCTAACCCTACTTTCTAATTTTACCAAAAAGGGTTTTTTATTTGTTTTGGATACTTTGGTGGTATATGGGGGGATGTTGGCGATTAAGAATATTTGGGCACAAATTCGTTTTCAAGATGCCCATTATTACGATAGCAATCCAACGCTAATTTATTTTAATTTCCCTTTTTATGTTATTATGTGGCTTTTTGCTGTATATCTAAGAGGGGGCTATGACAAGCATGCAAGAGTGGGGCATGTTTTGACAGGGGTATTGCTCGGAACGGTGTGCATTACTTCTATTTATGCCTTTTTTCCACAGGAGTTACGTTCTTCTAGAATGTTGATTTTATTAGGGGCATTGTGGACCATAATAGCTGCCTATTTTAATCGAAGTATTGTTTCTTTACTTCAAAATAATACCCTGTTCTGGAGCGAATCCATTCAACGAAATGTTATTATTGTAGGAGAGCCCGAAGAGAGCCAACGTGTACTAAATTTGTTGTATCAAGCGCATGTAAATATTAATTTTATTGGAACGGTTACTCCTTATGAAGAAGTTAATCTAGATGAATTATTGGGGCAAGTTCAAAACCTTGAAGAACTTGTACACGTTTATAAGGTAAATGAACTTATCTTTTGTGGTAAGGACATTAGTTTTGAACAAATTATTTATTGGATGACCAAATTAGGAACGGGAATGACCTATAAAATTGTTCCTGAAGATAGTGTTTATATTATTGGTTCTAATTCCAAAAATAGCGCAGGCGATTTATATGCTGTTGATATTAGTTTTAATATAGCGAACTCTATTCAGCAACGAAATAAGCAAGTATTGGATATTGTCTATAGCTTGATTTTCTTGCTGCTTTCGCCAATTCTACTTGTATTTGTCCAAGGAAAAATTGGTTTTTTAAAAAATATAGTTGCTGTTCTGTTTCGCAGAAAAACTTGGGTAGGTTATTCTCCCAGTCCTCAGAACAAAAATTTGCCAAGCTTATTGACAGCAGTTTTGACCCCTCTAGATACCTTAGAGGTAATGCCAACAGAGCCACAAACACTGCATCGAGTTAATTTGTTTTATGCCAAGGATTACTCAAGTAATATGGATTTAAGCATAATAAGTAAAGCTTGGCGTAAGTTAGGTCGTCAAAAGCTGCCAATTTATATCCCAAATACTAATGATTAA